The DNA window CTCGGCCAGCTCGTCGCCGCCCGGATCCGTCTCGCCGGTGTCGCGCCGGATCACCTCCTGGATCAGGCCGCACTCCAGCACCTCGCGGATCTGCACGAGATGCCGCAGGTCGTTGCGGCCGGCCTGCAGGGACATCAGGCCGTGGAAGGTGAGCTCGTCGACGAGCGAGACCAGCGACATGGTCCCGACATACATCCCGAAGCCGTGGCGGATCTCCACGATGCCGACCGCCTGCAGGGCCTTGAGCGCCTCGCGCAGCGAGTTACGGCTGACGTTGATCTCGTCGAGCAGGTCCAGCTCGGTGGGCATCGGATCGCCGGCGGTCAGCCCGCGCTCGAGGATGAGCTGCTTGATCTGCTGCTGCACCTCTTCGGTGCGGCTCGGCCGTCGTGCCGTGCCGGCCGCCGGTGGGGTGGCGCGGCGCTTCGCGGGCGGGTTGCCGCGGCCGTCCTGTCCCCGCAGGGAGCGGTTTGCCGAGCTTGTGGCCGCGCCGGACGAGTCGGGATGCCAATCCTGGTTCACGGTGAGGCGGTGCGGCTTGGTCACGGATCGTCCTCCGGAGCGCTCTTGACCCTCTGCGGGCTCGCTTTTAAGGTACCCCATACACGGTACGTCGGACGTAGGACGTCCTATAAATTTATGCGACGTGAGGAAGACTGATGGATAACAAAGGCGTGTCCCGTCGGAATCTGCTGCGCTACGCCGGCATCCTGAGTGCGGCCACGGCCGTCACCGCCGGCCTGGGCGCGTGCGGGGACGGCTCGTCCTCCACCCCCGACACCAAGTCCATCGAGGCCACCCTGGCCTTCACCCTGTCCAGCGGCTTCGACCCGATGAACGCGTCGAGCGCGGTCGCCACCACGGTCAACCAGCACGTCTTCGAGGCCCTCGTCGACCTCGACCCGATCACCCGCGAGCCCTATCCCGCCCTGGCCGCCGCGCTGCCCACCCCCGGCAGTGACGACCTGACCTGGACGGTCACCCTGCGCGAGGGAGCAAAATTCTCCGACGGTACGGCGGTGACCGCCGACGACGTGGTGTGGTCCTTCAACCGGGCGCTCGACCCGGCGAACGCCTCGCTGATGGCCAGCTTCATCTCCTTCGTCGGCTCGGTGACCGCCAAGGACGCGAAGACCGTCGCGTTCACGCTGAAGAGCCCGTTCAGCCTCTTCCCGCAGCGCATCGCCGTCATCAAGATCGTGCCGAAGGCGAAGACCGGCGACGCGGCCGCGAACAAGGCGTTCGACACCGCGCCGATCGGCTCCGGCCCGTTCACCGTGGTCAGCGCGAACGCCACCGCCGGTGTGGTGATGGGCGTGAACACC is part of the Actinoplanes missouriensis 431 genome and encodes:
- a CDS encoding FadR/GntR family transcriptional regulator: MTKPHRLTVNQDWHPDSSGAATSSANRSLRGQDGRGNPPAKRRATPPAAGTARRPSRTEEVQQQIKQLILERGLTAGDPMPTELDLLDEINVSRNSLREALKALQAVGIVEIRHGFGMYVGTMSLVSLVDELTFHGLMSLQAGRNDLRHLVQIREVLECGLIQEVIRRDTGETDPGGDELAEVMARMEAEARAGGVTPETDKRFHELLYEPLGNPLVIQLLSAFWEVYHALHAELGEADETPVEIAARHRRVFDAVRAGDVAESVAALTEHFSGIRRRLDRPV